The DNA segment TTCCCAAACCAACATAATCGGCGCCAGATGCATCAGCAGATGACGCGTGAACAGATACCAGCGCCCGGCGCCGAGCATCCTCGCCGCCGTCATGTAATTGCGCTCCTTGATCGACAACGTCTTGGTGTAGGCCACGCGCGCGATCCAGGTCCAGTTGGCCAGTGCGATAATCAGCGCTGCATTCCACAGGCTGGGACCAATTACCGCCGCGATGGCGATGGCGAGAATCAACGCCGGGAAGGCCAGCATCAGGTCGACGAAGCGCATCACCGCTGCCTGCGCCCGCCCCTCCAGCATACCGGCGATACCGCCGATCAACGTGCCGATCAGGACTGCGATGGTATTGGAGACAATCCCGACCAGCAGGGTCGCCTGGGCGCCGTAGAGCACCCGAGAAAACAGACTGCGGCCGAGATTGTCGGTGCCAAACCAGTTGCTCCACGAGGGTGGCTGCGGCAGACCATCAATACTCAGACCATTGGCCAGCTGCAGATCTGGCGCATAAGGCGCGAGCACCGGTGCCAATACCGCACCCAGTACAATAAAGACGATGACGATCAGACTGAGAAGCAGACCGAGTCGAGGGCGCTTGCGCATAACCCAATGATTTTTCAGCATGTACCCGCCTCCTCTACAGACGTGGCCTGCGTGGCCTGCAACCGCACTCGACCGGGTAATCGGGGAACAGCGGCGATCAATT comes from the Acidihalobacter yilgarnensis genome and includes:
- a CDS encoding ABC transporter permease is translated as MLKNHWVMRKRPRLGLLLSLIVIVFIVLGAVLAPVLAPYAPDLQLANGLSIDGLPQPPSWSNWFGTDNLGRSLFSRVLYGAQATLLVGIVSNTIAVLIGTLIGGIAGMLEGRAQAAVMRFVDLMLAFPALILAIAIAAVIGPSLWNAALIIALANWTWIARVAYTKTLSIKERNYMTAARMLGAGRWYLFTRHLLMHLAPIMLVWETLGIATTVQMSAALSFLGVGVQPPTPSWGNIIHDNQNYFTVAPWTVLIPGAFILALSLAFNIVGEYLHERMENMEVRGARADGAAIENNQQARLGEIEHGG